In the Pseudothauera hydrothermalis genome, one interval contains:
- a CDS encoding translocation/assembly module TamB domain-containing protein, which yields MAGQPTATPTTATRSAARRTRRLALQALAGLFLFFLAALLWLLATQSGLRAALGLAAWASGGRLTVSAPAGRLIGPLSIGALGLENAHLRIAVERLELDWQPRELFNGRLQVDRLAMAALRIATAPGDPHAASSASSPETLSLPLAVALRALQVDLLAIEPWTAADDERAPFALRQLRAAAHSDGRLHRIDHLELALPESKVGVKRLTLAADAPFALAGEGGLAGAIQGRAFTARFTLAGDLIAPLLRLDAEGEGLSGHAEALAAPFEAVPLRRLQLALGELDPAAFVDGAPRAALRLSAALHGESSAESAGAWTLSGPVQIDNAQPGRIDQGRLPFTRIAGTLAWQARGVRGDDLTVALPGEGRLSGSLAWQADEAPGAEAAVARLPGRVQAALKLAAIDLALLNRNWPALRLSGRIEAESAGAVQTARAELKADGARLNADLRLDRAEPTAPAFALQAVLRGLRWRQFSTDAPEGVLGVDLSAQGRWAAAPEAALTLRLADSRLGGNTVTGGGRLALAGERVHDVDLRFEVGGNRILLGGAWGQAGDHLRLALDAPRLAALGFGLGGRAGATAELSGSLAEPVGAFTLFAEALSLPGDIRLAGINGEGRLEAGQEGAFRLALGLSGLSAVSADSGPWVDTGRLVVEGSRAAHHIELSAQAGMDQIEAVLQGGVAAGARTWRGMLAQLATRGRFPARLVEAVALEAGPTRVALAPARIDAGAQGRILLAHTEWSPQRAVFRGALSGLAFGLHTRADGRPQRGPGPLVLGAEWDVRLADTVEGELRVFREDGDLEVSGEIRTRLGLEHLEARLSARNNRLALALDAQGSELGTLTASLTARAERSPEGGWRLAPDGALLGAVHLAMPSIAWMGRLLQENVETAGRLAADLTVSGTPASPLARGQISGSDITLALIDQGLYLSGGELLAEFDRDRLRLARLNFVSPNRVRPRETRLPVDALTATPGTLGVQGEIALDSGVGRFDFRAERLPLLQRSDRWLILSGAGEARSSWRTLALEADLRADAGYLELADTPPPSLSDDVVVLGREAPAGGALGVDADIRVSLGEQLYLSALGLDTRLTGQLRLRRSAGRPLSATGTIATAGGSYRGYGQQLSIERGLINFQGALDNPGLNVVALRKGLAVEAGVMIGGSARRPQVRLVSDPPVPDPEKLSWMVLGRAPDAGAGADLGLLLPAAQALLGGPGGGMTEQLSRSLGLDEFSIGQGEVGGVSRRATSRVVGSGTAVEGSGTLGGQVLTVGKRLSGDLYLSFEQSLGGAERLVKLTYQLSRRLSLVARGGTDNAIDAYYTFSFR from the coding sequence ATGGCTGGGCAGCCGACGGCTACCCCAACGACGGCCACCCGAAGCGCCGCGCGCCGTACTCGGCGGTTGGCGCTGCAAGCCCTTGCCGGGCTGTTCCTGTTCTTCCTTGCCGCGCTGCTGTGGTTGCTGGCCACCCAGTCGGGCTTGCGCGCCGCGCTGGGCCTGGCAGCCTGGGCGAGCGGCGGACGGCTGACTGTCAGCGCGCCCGCGGGGCGCTTGATCGGCCCGCTCTCCATCGGCGCGCTCGGTTTGGAAAACGCGCATCTGCGTATCGCCGTGGAGCGGCTCGAGCTCGACTGGCAACCGCGGGAGCTTTTCAATGGCCGCCTGCAGGTCGACCGGCTCGCCATGGCCGCCTTGCGCATCGCCACCGCTCCCGGCGACCCACACGCGGCAAGCTCCGCATCATCGCCGGAGACCTTGAGTCTGCCGCTCGCGGTGGCGCTGCGCGCACTACAGGTCGACCTGCTGGCCATCGAGCCGTGGACCGCGGCGGATGACGAGCGGGCGCCGTTTGCGCTGCGCCAGCTTCGTGCCGCAGCGCACAGCGATGGCCGCCTGCACCGTATCGACCACCTGGAGCTCGCCTTGCCCGAGTCGAAGGTAGGCGTCAAGCGGCTCACCCTGGCCGCCGACGCCCCTTTTGCTCTGGCCGGCGAAGGCGGGCTGGCGGGCGCCATCCAGGGACGTGCCTTCACGGCCCGCTTTACGCTCGCCGGCGACCTCATCGCGCCGCTGCTGCGGCTCGATGCCGAGGGCGAGGGCCTGAGCGGCCACGCCGAGGCGCTGGCAGCGCCCTTCGAGGCGGTGCCGCTGCGCCGCCTGCAGCTGGCCTTGGGCGAGCTGGATCCGGCGGCCTTCGTCGATGGCGCGCCACGGGCGGCTTTGCGGCTGAGCGCTGCGTTGCACGGCGAGTCTTCCGCGGAATCCGCCGGGGCGTGGACCTTGAGCGGGCCGGTGCAGATCGACAACGCCCAACCGGGGCGGATCGACCAAGGGCGCCTGCCCTTCACCCGCATCGCCGGAACGCTCGCCTGGCAGGCGCGGGGGGTGCGGGGCGACGATCTGACGGTAGCGCTGCCGGGCGAGGGGCGGCTAAGCGGTTCCCTGGCCTGGCAGGCCGATGAGGCGCCGGGCGCCGAAGCGGCTGTGGCGCGGCTGCCGGGCCGTGTGCAGGCCGCATTGAAGCTTGCGGCCATCGACCTGGCCTTGCTTAACCGGAACTGGCCGGCGCTGCGGCTCTCCGGGCGCATCGAGGCCGAATCGGCGGGTGCTGTGCAAACCGCGCGGGCCGAACTCAAGGCCGATGGCGCGAGGCTGAACGCGGACCTGCGCCTCGATCGCGCCGAGCCGACCGCGCCCGCCTTCGCGCTGCAGGCGGTATTGCGCGGGCTGCGTTGGCGCCAGTTCTCGACCGATGCGCCGGAAGGCGTGCTGGGCGTGGATCTGAGCGCCCAGGGCAGATGGGCCGCGGCGCCCGAGGCGGCGCTCACCCTGCGCCTAGCCGACAGCCGGTTGGGCGGCAACACTGTGACGGGAGGCGGCCGGCTGGCGCTGGCCGGCGAGCGTGTGCATGACGTAGATCTTCGATTCGAGGTCGGCGGCAACCGCATTCTGCTTGGCGGCGCCTGGGGACAGGCGGGTGATCATTTGCGCCTGGCGCTCGACGCACCACGGCTGGCCGCGTTGGGGTTCGGGCTGGGTGGGCGCGCGGGTGCAACGGCGGAGCTTTCCGGCAGCCTTGCCGAGCCGGTCGGCGCCTTCACGCTGTTTGCCGAGGCGCTGTCGTTGCCGGGCGACATACGTCTGGCGGGGATCAATGGCGAAGGGCGGTTGGAGGCCGGACAGGAGGGAGCGTTCCGGCTGGCGCTGGGCCTGTCCGGCTTGAGTGCTGTCAGCGCGGATAGCGGGCCGTGGGTGGATACCGGGCGGCTTGTGGTGGAAGGCAGCCGTGCCGCGCACCACATCGAACTCTCCGCGCAGGCCGGCATGGACCAGATAGAGGCCGTGTTGCAAGGGGGGGTGGCCGCCGGCGCACGGACTTGGCGCGGGATGTTGGCGCAGCTAGCGACCCGGGGGCGTTTTCCGGCACGGCTGGTCGAGGCGGTCGCGCTGGAGGCTGGGCCGACTCGGGTGGCTCTGGCCCCGGCGCGTATCGACGCCGGTGCGCAAGGCCGCATCCTGCTTGCACACACCGAGTGGTCGCCACAGCGTGCGGTGTTTCGCGGCGCGCTGTCGGGTCTGGCCTTCGGCCTGCACACCCGCGCGGACGGCCGCCCGCAGCGCGGGCCCGGTCCGCTGGTGCTGGGGGCCGAATGGGATGTGCGCCTGGCCGACACCGTGGAGGGCGAACTGCGGGTGTTCCGCGAGGACGGTGATTTGGAGGTGAGCGGCGAGATTCGCACCCGCCTCGGCCTGGAGCATCTGGAGGCCCGGCTGAGCGCGCGCAACAACCGCCTTGCGCTGGCGCTCGATGCGCAGGGCAGCGAACTGGGTACGCTCACCGCTTCGCTGACCGCACGGGCGGAGCGCTCCCCGGAAGGCGGCTGGCGGCTGGCACCAGACGGTGCCCTGCTGGGGGCTGTGCATCTGGCGATGCCGTCGATCGCCTGGATGGGCCGCTTGTTGCAGGAAAACGTCGAAACCGCCGGGCGTCTGGCCGCGGACTTGACTGTCTCGGGCACACCGGCCAGTCCGTTGGCGCGCGGACAGATCAGCGGCAGCGATATCACGCTGGCGCTGATCGACCAGGGTTTATACCTGTCCGGCGGCGAACTGTTGGCTGAGTTCGACCGCGACCGCCTGCGTCTGGCCCGTCTGAATTTTGTGTCGCCCAACCGGGTGCGGCCGCGCGAGACGCGCTTGCCGGTGGATGCGCTCACCGCCACGCCGGGCACGCTCGGCGTGCAGGGCGAGATCGCGCTCGACAGCGGTGTCGGGCGTTTCGATTTCCGTGCCGAGCGCCTGCCGCTGCTGCAGCGCTCTGACCGCTGGCTGATTCTTTCGGGCGCGGGCGAGGCACGTTCGAGCTGGCGCACGCTCGCGCTTGAAGCAGATCTACGCGCCGATGCCGGCTACCTGGAACTGGCCGACACCCCGCCGCCCAGCCTGTCGGACGACGTGGTGGTGCTCGGCCGCGAAGCGCCTGCCGGTGGCGCACTGGGGGTGGATGCCGACATCCGGGTGTCGCTCGGCGAGCAGCTCTATCTGTCGGCGCTCGGCCTCGATACCCGGCTCACCGGCCAACTGCGCCTGCGCCGCAGTGCAGGGCGGCCGCTGTCGGCCACCGGCACCATCGCCACCGCGGGCGGCAGCTACCGCGGCTACGGCCAGCAACTGAGTATTGAGCGCGGGCTGATCAACTTTCAGGGCGCGCTCGACAACCCGGGGCTGAACGTGGTGGCGCTGCGCAAGGGGCTGGCGGTGGAGGCCGGGGTGATGATCGGCGGCAGCGCGCGCCGGCCGCAGGTTCGGCTGGTGTCCGACCCGCCGGTGCCGGACCCGGAGAAGCTGTCGTGGATGGTGCTGGGCCGTGCGCCGGATGCCGGGGCCGGCGCGGATCTCGGCCTGTTGCTGCCGGCTGCGCAAGCACTGCTCGGCGGCCCGGGCGGCGGCATGACCGAGCAACTGTCGCGCAGCCTGGGTTTGGACGAGTTTTCCATCGGCCAGGGCGAGGTCGGCGGCGTGTCGCGTCGCGCCACCAGCCGGGTGGTGGGCAGCGGCACTGCGGTGGAGGGCAGTGGCACGCTCGGCGGGCAAGTGCTGACTGTGGGCAAGCGTTTGTCTGGTGACCTGTATCTGTCTTTCGAGCAAAGTTTGGGCGGGGCCGAACGCTTGGTCAAACTGACCTACCAACTCAGCCGCCGGCTGTCGCTGGTGGCGCGCGGTGGCACCGACAATGCCATCGATGCCTATTACACATTTTCGTTCCGCTAG
- the trpC gene encoding indole-3-glycerol phosphate synthase TrpC yields MSDILQRINAVKREEVEAGRAAMPQAEVERAARARPAARDFVGAVRAKLAAGRAAVIAEIKKASPSKGVLREDFRPAQIAASYEAAGAACLSVLTDRQFFQGSPDYLQAARAACALPVLRKDFLIDPWQVFEARAMGADAILLIAASLSLAEMQEMERIAHELGMGVLVEVHDGAELDLALQLRTPLLGINNRNLRTFEVSLETTLGLLARIPPSRIVVTESGILRAGDVALMRANGVNAFLVGEALMRADDPGEGLRALFG; encoded by the coding sequence GTGAGCGACATCCTCCAGCGTATCAACGCGGTCAAGCGCGAGGAGGTCGAAGCGGGCAGGGCAGCGATGCCGCAGGCCGAGGTCGAACGCGCCGCGCGCGCCCGGCCTGCGGCGCGCGATTTCGTCGGCGCTGTGCGCGCCAAACTTGCCGCCGGCCGTGCTGCGGTGATTGCCGAAATCAAAAAAGCCAGCCCCTCCAAGGGCGTGTTGCGCGAGGACTTCCGCCCCGCCCAGATCGCCGCCTCGTACGAGGCCGCCGGCGCGGCCTGCCTGTCGGTGCTCACCGACAGGCAGTTCTTCCAGGGTTCGCCAGACTACCTGCAGGCCGCCCGTGCCGCCTGCGCGCTGCCGGTACTGCGCAAGGATTTCCTGATCGATCCCTGGCAGGTGTTCGAAGCCCGCGCGATGGGGGCGGATGCCATCCTGCTGATTGCCGCGTCGCTCAGTCTGGCCGAGATGCAGGAGATGGAGCGCATCGCCCATGAACTGGGCATGGGCGTGCTGGTCGAGGTGCATGACGGTGCTGAGCTCGACCTGGCGCTGCAGTTGCGCACCCCGCTGCTCGGCATCAACAACCGCAACCTGCGTACCTTCGAGGTCTCGCTGGAGACCACACTGGGGCTGCTGGCGCGCATCCCGCCGTCGCGCATCGTGGTGACCGAGTCGGGCATTTTGCGCGCTGGCGACGTGGCGCTGATGCGCGCTAACGGCGTCAACGCCTTCCTGGTCGGCGAAGCCTTGATGCGCGCCGACGATCCGGGCGAGGGGCTGCGCGCCCTGTTTGGCTAA
- the trpD gene encoding anthranilate phosphoribosyltransferase, with translation MTITAQQALQRTIEHREIFYDEMLALMRQIMAGEISPLMTAAILTGLRVKKETIGEITAAATVMRELSVKVHVAPPHEHFLDVVGTGGDGSHTFNISTATVFVAAAAGARVAKHGGRSVSSKSGAADVLEALGVNLNLSPEQIAACVEQTGVGFMFAPNHHSAMKNVAPVRREMGVRTIFNILGPLTNPAGAPNTLMGVFHPDLVGIQARVMQRLGANHVLVVHGLDGLDEVSLGAATLVGELKDGEVREYSIHPEDYDLAMAGTRNLRVEDAEESRQMLINALENKPGPAREIVIFNAGVALYTANLADSIGSGILRAREAVASGAARAKLDEFVRFTQQFGSAS, from the coding sequence ATGACGATCACCGCTCAACAAGCCCTGCAGCGCACCATCGAGCATCGCGAGATTTTCTATGACGAGATGCTCGCGCTGATGCGCCAGATCATGGCGGGCGAAATCTCTCCGCTGATGACTGCCGCGATCCTCACCGGGCTGCGGGTCAAGAAAGAGACCATCGGCGAAATCACCGCCGCGGCCACAGTGATGCGCGAGCTCTCGGTCAAGGTGCATGTGGCGCCGCCGCATGAGCATTTTCTCGACGTGGTCGGCACCGGCGGCGATGGCTCGCACACCTTCAATATTTCCACTGCCACCGTCTTCGTGGCTGCCGCCGCCGGCGCGCGGGTGGCCAAGCACGGCGGGCGCAGCGTGTCGTCCAAGTCGGGCGCGGCCGACGTGCTCGAGGCGCTCGGGGTCAATCTGAATCTTTCGCCCGAGCAGATCGCCGCCTGCGTGGAACAGACCGGGGTGGGCTTCATGTTCGCCCCCAACCACCACAGCGCGATGAAGAACGTCGCCCCGGTGCGCCGCGAGATGGGCGTGCGCACCATTTTCAACATCCTGGGGCCGCTGACCAACCCAGCCGGCGCGCCCAACACTTTAATGGGCGTTTTCCACCCCGACCTGGTCGGCATTCAGGCGCGGGTGATGCAGCGCCTGGGGGCCAACCATGTGCTGGTGGTGCACGGTCTGGACGGCTTGGACGAGGTCAGCCTGGGCGCGGCCACCCTGGTGGGCGAGCTCAAGGATGGCGAAGTGCGCGAGTACTCGATCCACCCCGAGGACTACGATCTGGCCATGGCCGGCACCCGCAACCTGCGGGTGGAGGATGCCGAGGAATCCCGTCAAATGTTGATCAATGCGTTGGAGAACAAGCCTGGTCCGGCGCGCGAGATCGTCATCTTCAACGCTGGGGTGGCCTTGTACACCGCCAATCTGGCCGATTCCATCGGCAGCGGCATCCTGCGCGCCCGAGAGGCGGTGGCCAGCGGCGCGGCGCGCGCCAAGCTGGACGAATTCGTGCGCTTCACCCAGCAGTTCGGGAGTGCCTCGTGA
- a CDS encoding aminodeoxychorismate/anthranilate synthase component II: MLLMIDNYDSFTYNLVQYFGELGQQVKVFRNDEITVEQIGLMKPDYLVISPGPCSPAEAGISVAAIREFAGKIPILGVCLGHQSIGAAFGGKIVHAQRLMHGKTSPVYHHDVGVFRGLPNPLTCTRYHSLAIERASLPECLEITAWTEDAEIMGVRHKTLAVEGVQFHPESILTEHGHDLLKNFLEQTLESVQ; this comes from the coding sequence ATGCTGCTGATGATCGACAACTACGACTCCTTCACCTATAACCTGGTGCAGTACTTCGGCGAGCTCGGCCAGCAGGTCAAGGTGTTCCGCAACGACGAGATCACGGTGGAGCAGATCGGCCTGATGAAGCCCGACTACCTGGTGATCTCCCCTGGGCCGTGCTCGCCGGCCGAAGCCGGCATTTCGGTGGCGGCGATCCGCGAGTTCGCCGGCAAGATCCCCATTCTCGGCGTGTGCCTCGGTCACCAGAGCATCGGCGCGGCCTTCGGCGGCAAGATCGTCCATGCCCAGCGGCTGATGCACGGCAAGACCTCGCCGGTGTATCACCATGACGTTGGCGTGTTCCGCGGCCTGCCCAATCCGCTGACCTGCACCCGTTACCATTCGCTTGCCATCGAGCGGGCCAGCCTGCCGGAGTGTCTGGAAATCACCGCGTGGACCGAGGACGCCGAGATCATGGGCGTGCGCCACAAGACGCTGGCGGTCGAAGGCGTGCAGTTTCACCCCGAGTCCATCCTCACCGAACACGGACACGATCTGCTGAAGAACTTTCTTGAACAAACCCTGGAGAGCGTGCAATGA
- a CDS encoding 3-keto-5-aminohexanoate cleavage protein, with translation MSAQVFITVAPNGARRGKGDHAAIPLTLSEIVAEARACRAAGASILHLHIREADGRHSLDVGRYRETMAAVREACDIVLQPTTERVGIFAPADMMRVQRALAPEMITFNLQELLDPDGPEQVAAVRDFLAETAAAGTVPQYIVYSPEQLAVLRRWWEDGWLPQAEPYVLVVLGRYAGSLSRPAYIFSYLPFFPERWRWGVCAFGREELACVVQAALAGGHCRVGFENNLTAADGTPLANNAEQVGRLAGILGQLGFAVADPTAVRQTFGIARER, from the coding sequence ATGAGTGCGCAGGTTTTCATTACCGTCGCACCCAACGGCGCCCGCCGCGGGAAGGGCGACCATGCGGCGATTCCGCTCACCTTGAGCGAGATCGTTGCCGAAGCGCGTGCTTGCCGCGCGGCCGGCGCGTCCATCCTGCACCTGCATATACGCGAAGCCGACGGCCGCCACAGCCTGGATGTCGGACGCTACCGCGAGACCATGGCCGCGGTGCGCGAAGCCTGCGACATCGTGCTGCAGCCAACCACCGAACGGGTCGGCATCTTCGCCCCGGCCGACATGATGCGGGTTCAGCGCGCGCTTGCGCCGGAGATGATCACCTTCAACCTGCAGGAACTGCTCGATCCCGACGGCCCGGAGCAGGTGGCCGCGGTGCGCGACTTCCTAGCCGAGACCGCAGCGGCCGGCACCGTGCCGCAGTACATCGTCTACAGCCCGGAGCAACTGGCTGTGCTGCGCCGCTGGTGGGAAGACGGCTGGCTGCCGCAGGCCGAACCCTATGTGCTGGTGGTACTCGGGCGCTATGCCGGCAGCCTCAGCCGCCCGGCATACATCTTCAGCTACCTGCCCTTCTTCCCCGAGCGTTGGCGCTGGGGCGTGTGCGCCTTCGGGCGCGAGGAACTGGCCTGCGTGGTGCAGGCCGCGTTGGCCGGCGGGCACTGCCGGGTGGGTTTCGAAAACAACCTCACCGCAGCCGACGGCACGCCGCTGGCCAATAACGCCGAACAGGTCGGTCGCCTGGCCGGCATCCTCGGCCAACTCGGCTTTGCCGTGGCCGACCCGACCGCGGTGCGGCAGACATTTGGCATCGCCCGCGAGCGATGA
- a CDS encoding aspartate aminotransferase family protein, translating into MNEQTHVFYRNPFTVYPVIARGEGAYLFDKKGKRYLDACGGAVVSALGHRVPEVVDALKAQLDSVEFAHTSQFTNTPQEELAELLAELSPGGLNHAYFVSGGSEAVESAIKMARAYWVQMGRPEKWMVIGREQSYHGNTLGALAAGGNRWRRALYEPMLYQRPRVAPCYCYRCPFDKDPAHCALQCADDLERAILEVGPEKVSAFIAEPIVGATAGALVPHENYFRRIREICDRYDVLLIADEVMTGLGRCGTWFAIKQFGVVPDMICLAKGLAAGYVPIGATLVHNHIVDTFHNRRNVFQHGHTYMGHPLAAAAGVAVIKYMQQHKLVERSKKMGEELMTRLREALHDHPHVGDIRGRGLFCGIEFVLDRASKTPFEPELAFHRILGETAFANGLIIYPMGGTLDGRRGDHVLIAPPFIITKAQIGRLVELLVKSIDATVDRLRKHIAAALP; encoded by the coding sequence ATGAACGAGCAAACGCACGTCTTTTACCGTAACCCCTTTACCGTCTATCCGGTGATTGCGCGCGGCGAAGGCGCTTACCTGTTCGACAAAAAAGGCAAGCGTTATCTGGACGCCTGTGGCGGCGCGGTGGTCTCCGCCCTGGGGCACCGCGTGCCCGAAGTGGTCGATGCGCTCAAAGCGCAACTGGACAGTGTCGAATTTGCCCATACCAGCCAGTTCACCAACACCCCGCAGGAAGAACTGGCCGAGCTGCTGGCCGAGCTGTCGCCAGGCGGGCTCAATCATGCCTATTTCGTTTCCGGCGGTTCGGAGGCAGTGGAGTCTGCCATCAAGATGGCGCGCGCCTACTGGGTGCAGATGGGGCGGCCGGAAAAGTGGATGGTGATCGGCCGCGAGCAGAGCTATCACGGCAACACCCTGGGCGCGCTGGCTGCCGGCGGCAACCGCTGGCGCCGCGCGTTGTACGAGCCCATGCTCTACCAACGTCCGCGGGTGGCGCCCTGTTACTGCTACCGCTGTCCTTTTGACAAAGACCCGGCGCACTGTGCGCTGCAATGCGCCGACGACCTGGAGCGCGCCATCCTGGAAGTGGGGCCGGAGAAAGTCTCCGCCTTCATCGCCGAACCCATCGTCGGCGCCACCGCCGGCGCCCTGGTGCCGCACGAAAACTATTTCCGCCGCATCCGCGAGATCTGCGACCGCTACGACGTGCTGCTGATCGCCGACGAGGTGATGACCGGGTTGGGCCGCTGCGGAACCTGGTTCGCGATCAAGCAGTTCGGCGTGGTACCGGACATGATCTGCCTGGCCAAGGGTCTCGCCGCCGGGTACGTGCCGATTGGCGCCACCTTGGTGCACAACCACATCGTCGATACCTTCCACAACCGCCGCAACGTCTTCCAGCACGGCCATACCTATATGGGCCATCCGCTGGCCGCAGCGGCCGGCGTGGCGGTGATCAAGTACATGCAGCAGCACAAGCTGGTCGAGCGCAGCAAGAAGATGGGTGAAGAATTGATGACCCGCCTGCGCGAAGCCCTGCACGACCACCCGCATGTGGGCGACATCCGCGGACGCGGGCTGTTCTGCGGCATCGAATTCGTGCTCGACCGCGCCAGCAAGACGCCGTTCGAGCCGGAACTGGCTTTTCACCGCATCCTCGGCGAGACCGCCTTCGCCAACGGTCTGATCATCTATCCGATGGGCGGCACGCTGGACGGGCGGCGCGGCGACCATGTGCTGATCGCGCCACCGTTCATCATTACCAAAGCGCAGATCGGCCGGCTGGTGGAACTGCTGGTGAAGTCGATCGACGCCACCGTGGACCGGCTGCGCAAGCATATTGCCGCCGCACTGCCATGA
- the trpE gene encoding anthranilate synthase component I, giving the protein MHEQAFNALAAQGYNRIPVTLETFADLDTPLSIYLKLANEPWTYLLESVQGGERFGRYSFIGLSSPTRIEVYGRSALLLTGNRLVERRDYGDPLNFVAEFMERIKVPPRQGLPRFAGGLVGCFGYDTVRYIEPRLGRTEKNDPLGTPDIVLLLSEEIAIVDNLSGKLTLVVYAEPEVPGAYKRAQKRLKELLARLRAPVEIPAESRCAPQPEVSSFGEQAFKEAVSRAKQYIVDGDIMQVVLAQRMSKPFSASPMALYRAIRTLNPSPYMFYFNFDDFHVVGASPEILVRLEERNVTVRPIAGTRKRGATPDEDLALERDLLADEKERAEHLQLLDLGRNDAGRVAEVGSVRVTDRFIIERYSHVMHIVSNVEARLKDGLNALAVLRACFPAGTVSGAPKVRAMEIIDELEPVKRGIYAGAVGYIGFHGDMDLAIAIRTAVVKDGQIHVQAGAGIVADSDPESEWQETRNKARAMLRAAEMAEAGLDTRID; this is encoded by the coding sequence ATGCACGAACAAGCATTCAACGCCCTGGCCGCACAGGGCTACAACCGCATTCCGGTCACCTTGGAGACCTTTGCCGATCTCGACACGCCTTTATCGATTTACCTCAAGCTCGCCAACGAACCTTGGACCTATCTGCTGGAATCGGTGCAGGGCGGCGAGCGCTTCGGGCGTTATTCCTTCATCGGCCTCTCCTCGCCAACCCGTATCGAAGTCTATGGCCGCTCCGCGCTGCTACTGACCGGCAACCGCCTGGTCGAACGTCGTGACTACGGCGACCCGCTCAACTTCGTCGCCGAGTTCATGGAACGCATCAAGGTGCCGCCGCGCCAGGGCTTGCCGCGCTTTGCCGGCGGCCTGGTCGGTTGTTTCGGCTACGACACGGTGCGCTACATCGAGCCGCGCTTGGGACGCACCGAAAAAAACGACCCGTTGGGCACGCCGGATATCGTGCTGCTGCTCTCGGAAGAAATCGCCATCGTCGATAACCTCTCCGGCAAGCTCACCTTGGTGGTTTATGCCGAGCCCGAGGTGCCCGGCGCCTACAAGCGCGCGCAAAAGCGGCTCAAGGAGCTGCTCGCCCGTCTGCGCGCGCCGGTGGAAATTCCGGCCGAAAGCCGCTGCGCACCGCAGCCGGAAGTCTCCAGTTTTGGCGAACAAGCCTTCAAAGAGGCAGTCAGTCGCGCCAAGCAATACATCGTCGATGGCGACATCATGCAAGTGGTGCTCGCCCAGCGTATGAGTAAACCCTTTAGCGCCAGTCCCATGGCGCTTTACCGGGCGATCCGCACCCTCAATCCTTCGCCCTACATGTTCTATTTCAACTTCGACGACTTTCATGTCGTCGGCGCATCGCCCGAAATCCTGGTGCGCCTGGAAGAGCGCAACGTCACCGTGAGGCCGATTGCCGGTACCCGCAAACGCGGCGCCACCCCGGACGAGGATCTGGCGCTCGAGCGCGACCTTTTGGCCGACGAAAAAGAGCGTGCCGAGCACCTGCAATTGTTGGACCTCGGGCGCAACGACGCCGGCCGGGTGGCCGAAGTCGGCAGCGTGCGGGTGACCGATCGATTCATCATCGAACGTTATTCGCACGTGATGCACATCGTCTCCAACGTCGAAGCCCGGCTCAAGGACGGGCTCAACGCGCTGGCGGTGCTGCGCGCCTGCTTTCCGGCCGGCACCGTGTCCGGGGCGCCCAAAGTGCGTGCCATGGAAATCATCGACGAACTCGAACCGGTCAAGCGTGGCATTTACGCCGGCGCTGTCGGCTATATCGGCTTTCATGGCGACATGGATCTGGCCATTGCCATCCGCACCGCGGTGGTCAAGGACGGGCAGATCCATGTGCAGGCCGGCGCCGGCATCGTGGCCGACTCGGATCCCGAATCCGAATGGCAGGAAACCCGCAACAAGGCGCGCGCGATGTTGCGCGCCGCCGAGATGGCCGAAGCCGGCCTCGACACCCGTATCGACTGA
- a CDS encoding phosphoglycolate phosphatase, with amino-acid sequence MSGKRYPAEAVLFDLDGTLLDTIADLAEGVNRMLAELGRPLRTLEEVHSFVGKGIPNLVRRCLTENAQATEAEIEAALPVFRRHYAQVNGRATRIYPGVIETLTALRAQGRPLAVVTNKAAAFTLPLLERMEIAGYFDTVVCGDTLPVKKPDPAMLFHACRLLGADAGRALLIGDSANDALAARAAGMPVLLVSYGYSEGMPVDSIDCDGLLSDAREVLDRLQPL; translated from the coding sequence ATGAGCGGCAAACGCTATCCGGCCGAAGCGGTGCTGTTCGATCTGGATGGCACTTTGCTCGATACCATCGCCGATCTGGCCGAAGGGGTCAACCGCATGCTGGCCGAACTTGGCCGTCCGCTGCGCACCCTGGAGGAGGTGCACAGCTTTGTCGGCAAAGGCATTCCCAACCTGGTGCGCCGCTGTCTGACCGAGAACGCCCAGGCTACCGAGGCCGAGATTGAGGCCGCGTTGCCGGTCTTTCGCCGTCACTATGCCCAGGTCAACGGCCGGGCCACGCGCATCTACCCCGGCGTGATCGAAACGCTGACCGCTCTGCGGGCGCAGGGGCGTCCTTTGGCGGTGGTCACCAACAAGGCCGCGGCCTTCACCCTGCCGCTACTCGAACGCATGGAGATTGCGGGCTACTTCGACACGGTAGTGTGCGGCGACACCCTGCCGGTCAAAAAACCCGACCCTGCGATGTTGTTCCACGCCTGCCGGTTGCTTGGCGCAGACGCCGGGCGCGCGCTTTTGATCGGTGACTCGGCCAACGATGCGTTGGCGGCGCGCGCCGCGGGCATGCCGGTGTTGTTGGTGAGCTACGGATATAGCGAAGGCATGCCCGTGGACAGTATCGATTGCGATGGGCTACTATCGGACGCACGCGAGGTGCTGGACCGTTTGCAGCCCCTGTAG